The Hymenobacter sp. GOD-10R genome includes a window with the following:
- a CDS encoding glycosyltransferase family 2 protein translates to MIPTYNCANYLRETLQSVLAQDPGEDLMQIEVIDDYSTKDDPEAVVAEIGRGRVKFFRQSQNVGHTRNFETCLQRSTGQIVHQLHGDDRVLPGFYEGMGSLLANYPEAGAAFCRYAYINENGVQDSVAVPERSTAGILDNWLLTIGGHQRIQTPSIVVRRAVYENLGGFDRRLSWTEDWEMWVRIAASYPVAYEPTVLAEYRRHQSSNTGQYIRSGENMRDVKRAIAIINEYMPVDYKNTQLREAFGTYAKLGLITAYDLLHRFQDKQGSRNQLNEAFSMNKNPYFLLRCLKLYLALL, encoded by the coding sequence ATGATTCCGACATATAACTGTGCTAACTATCTACGGGAAACGTTGCAGAGCGTACTGGCGCAAGACCCTGGAGAAGATTTAATGCAAATTGAGGTCATTGATGATTATTCTACCAAAGATGATCCGGAGGCAGTCGTAGCAGAAATTGGTAGAGGGCGGGTGAAGTTTTTTCGTCAGTCGCAGAATGTGGGTCACACCCGTAATTTCGAAACATGTCTTCAGCGCTCAACCGGGCAGATCGTGCATCAGTTGCATGGCGATGATAGGGTGCTGCCTGGCTTTTACGAGGGTATGGGTAGTTTACTAGCTAACTATCCGGAAGCAGGTGCGGCCTTCTGCCGCTATGCCTATATCAATGAAAATGGCGTTCAAGATTCGGTAGCCGTTCCCGAAAGATCAACTGCTGGAATTCTGGATAATTGGCTTCTCACCATAGGGGGGCACCAGCGGATTCAAACTCCTTCGATTGTAGTAAGAAGAGCTGTATATGAAAACCTAGGTGGATTTGACCGGCGCTTATCTTGGACGGAGGATTGGGAGATGTGGGTGCGTATTGCAGCATCATACCCGGTTGCATATGAGCCAACTGTATTAGCTGAGTACCGGCGGCATCAATCCTCTAATACAGGGCAATATATTCGTAGCGGAGAAAATATGCGAGATGTCAAGCGTGCTATTGCAATTATTAACGAATATATGCCTGTAGACTACAAGAATACGCAATTGCGTGAGGCATTCGGGACTTACGCTAAGCTGGGCTTGATTACAGCATATGATCTTTTGCATCGTTTTCAAGATAAACAAGGTTCTAGAAATCAATTAAACGAAGCCTTTTCGATGAATAAAAATCCGTACTTCTTATTACGTTGCTTAAAACTGTACTTAGCTTTACTGTAA